The Streptomyces sp. NBC_01197 genome window below encodes:
- a CDS encoding aldehyde dehydrogenase family protein, with product MPDIPNTLDQPTELRHLIAGEWIDGEGAEARSFDPAHPDRAVAVYRTAGEKLLHRAVTAAQAAQPDWSAQGLIQRGLVLRRAAGLLADRAEDIALLMTREEGKTLPESRGEVAASVETLYYHASRARSADGATYPSGHPDEVIRTLRRPLGTVAAITPWNFPLQIPAWKIAPALLWGNAVIWKPASDTVAVAAAFAQVLADAGVPAGVLNLLLAPGSLGAALVAREEVAGVTFTGSVAVGRSIQAAAVPRGAKVQMELGGHNAAIVLPDVDPAGAAADLVAGAMGSTGQKCTGTRRIIAVGEAYDALLPELKHRIEDLVVGDGLDDGVGIGPLVSARARQEVETAVEQALSEGAQVLARADAGPASDGDCFFAPTLLAGHPGLTICHEEVFGPVTTLVRAADLDEAIRIANGTRFGLTAAVFTCDERAVRRCVEELDAGLVKVNAPTTGSELHAPFGGLKDSSFPAPREQNGDSGAEFFTWSKTAYLRTGTPARSRS from the coding sequence GTGCCGGACATTCCGAACACCCTTGATCAACCCACGGAGCTGCGGCATCTCATCGCGGGGGAGTGGATCGACGGCGAGGGGGCCGAGGCGCGCAGCTTCGACCCCGCGCACCCGGACCGGGCGGTCGCCGTGTACCGGACAGCCGGTGAGAAGCTCCTGCACCGGGCGGTCACAGCCGCACAGGCGGCACAGCCGGACTGGTCCGCTCAGGGCCTGATCCAGCGCGGCCTGGTCCTGCGCCGGGCGGCCGGGCTGCTCGCGGACCGGGCCGAGGACATCGCGCTGCTGATGACGCGGGAGGAGGGCAAGACGCTCCCGGAGTCGCGTGGCGAAGTAGCCGCGTCGGTGGAGACCCTGTACTACCACGCCTCCCGGGCCCGTTCGGCAGACGGAGCCACCTACCCGTCGGGCCACCCCGACGAGGTCATCCGCACCCTCAGGCGCCCTCTCGGTACCGTCGCGGCGATCACACCATGGAACTTCCCGCTGCAGATCCCTGCGTGGAAGATCGCCCCCGCCCTGCTGTGGGGCAACGCGGTCATCTGGAAGCCGGCCAGCGACACCGTCGCCGTGGCCGCCGCCTTCGCCCAGGTACTGGCGGACGCGGGAGTGCCCGCGGGTGTGCTCAACCTCCTCCTCGCGCCCGGCAGCCTCGGTGCGGCACTGGTCGCCCGCGAAGAGGTCGCGGGGGTGACCTTCACCGGTTCGGTGGCGGTCGGCCGGTCCATCCAGGCAGCCGCGGTCCCGCGCGGAGCCAAGGTCCAGATGGAACTGGGCGGGCACAACGCGGCCATCGTGCTGCCTGACGTCGACCCGGCCGGGGCCGCCGCGGACCTGGTGGCAGGCGCGATGGGAAGCACCGGCCAGAAGTGCACCGGCACCCGCCGGATCATCGCCGTCGGAGAGGCGTACGACGCCCTCCTGCCCGAACTGAAGCACCGGATCGAGGACCTGGTGGTCGGCGACGGCCTGGACGACGGCGTGGGCATCGGCCCGCTGGTCTCGGCCAGGGCACGCCAGGAGGTCGAAACGGCGGTCGAGCAGGCGCTGTCGGAAGGCGCCCAGGTGCTGGCGCGCGCCGATGCCGGGCCCGCATCCGACGGTGACTGCTTCTTCGCGCCCACCCTGCTCGCCGGCCACCCCGGCCTGACGATCTGCCACGAGGAGGTCTTCGGCCCGGTCACCACCCTGGTGCGCGCCGCAGATCTGGACGAGGCGATCCGTATCGCGAACGGGACCCGGTTCGGCCTCACGGCAGCGGTGTTCACCTGCGACGAACGGGCCGTACGGCGCTGCGTCGAAGAGCTCGACGCCGGGCTGGTCAAAGTGAACGCACCCACCACCGGATCGGAGCTGCACGCGCCGTTCGGCGGCCTCAAGGACTCCTCCTTCCCGGCGCCGCGCGAGCAGAACGGCGACAGCGGCGCGGAGTTCTTCACCTGGTCCAAGACAGCGTACCTGCGCACCGGGACCCCGGCCCGGAGCCGGTCGTGA
- a CDS encoding LysR family transcriptional regulator encodes MELRQLRYFIAVATEMNFRRAAERLHIAQPALSQQISKFEKELRTPLFRRTTRSVELTEAGRVLLAQGRRVLAEAEHALSAVGHAAHGDIGLLRIGFVSSAALSIVPRSVLAMQQSWPGLHLELAEATTDAQLESISEGRLDVGIAREVDAAAGLVVRRIHRERLIVAVHESHRLAGRSAVELADLAGERFLTFPRHQVSRLYDHIAALCHHAGLRLEAAQEAVQFPTLLGLVAANTGVTIVPDCLRVLRLPALRYVPLTDPHAFSTVSAVCRADRQDAPSVRNFLATVGGLRFGDT; translated from the coding sequence ATGGAGCTCCGCCAACTCCGGTACTTCATTGCCGTCGCCACGGAAATGAACTTCCGCCGCGCTGCCGAGCGGCTGCATATCGCGCAGCCCGCTCTGAGCCAGCAGATCAGCAAGTTCGAGAAGGAACTGCGCACACCCCTGTTCCGCCGGACGACCCGCAGTGTGGAGCTGACCGAGGCGGGCCGCGTACTGCTGGCCCAGGGGCGCCGGGTGCTGGCCGAGGCCGAGCACGCCCTGTCCGCCGTCGGACACGCCGCGCACGGCGACATCGGCCTGCTGCGGATCGGCTTCGTCAGCTCGGCTGCGCTGAGCATCGTTCCGCGCAGCGTGCTGGCCATGCAGCAGTCATGGCCTGGGCTCCACCTCGAACTGGCCGAAGCCACGACCGACGCGCAACTGGAGTCGATCAGCGAGGGCCGGTTGGACGTCGGGATCGCCCGCGAGGTGGATGCGGCGGCGGGGCTGGTCGTCCGGCGCATCCACCGCGAGCGGCTGATCGTCGCCGTCCACGAGTCCCACCGGCTTGCCGGCCGGAGCGCCGTCGAACTGGCCGACCTCGCGGGAGAACGCTTCCTCACCTTTCCCCGGCACCAGGTGTCCCGCCTCTACGACCACATCGCGGCGCTGTGCCACCACGCCGGACTGCGGCTTGAGGCCGCTCAGGAAGCGGTGCAGTTCCCCACCCTGCTCGGTCTCGTCGCCGCCAACACGGGGGTGACGATCGTTCCCGACTGCCTGCGCGTGCTCCGGCTCCCGGCCCTGCGGTACGTGCCGTTGACGGACCCGCATGCGTTCTCCACCGTCTCGGCCGTCTGCCGTGCGGACCGGCAGGACGCCCCGTCGGTGCGCAACTTCCTTGCCACGGTGGGGGGTCTGCGGTTCGGCGACACCTGA
- a CDS encoding carotenoid oxygenase family protein, whose protein sequence is MASHTRRRILQGAALTAAGSVVGGLGLGPCASSAWAAGTASGEGATSFPFLEGAFAPVTEELTEFGLKVTGRVPRDLDGRFLRTGPNALGIEDPRAHHWMLGDGMVHGVRLRDGRAEWYRNRWVRSSQVAKKLGEKYRGEVPPDDFAANTHVIPYKGRILALQESGPLPYEMDGELNTVRPYDFRSTLEGAFTAHTKYDPAADELHAVAYYPTWDYVRHIMIDRTGRVARSTRIPVADAPMMHDFALTRTHVVIVDVPITFDVAAAEAGAPVPYIWNDKHPMRVGMMPRTGGATRWFEIDPVYYSHTLNAYDQGDTVVVEFISMPAPFYAAGRGNGGPSATGTPTLNRWTINLSTGHVASARLDDRPQDFPRINESLVSRRHRFGYTASAAEMWVAYETVDGVPPDDTFTNCVVKHDMLRGSTKVHRFAKGAAVSEPVFVPRRGARDEDDGYVVTYVNDPERGATDLVILSAQDITGHPLARVHLPGRVPLGFHGSWVADA, encoded by the coding sequence ATGGCCAGTCATACGCGACGGAGGATTCTGCAGGGTGCGGCGCTCACGGCGGCGGGGAGTGTGGTCGGGGGCCTGGGGCTCGGGCCCTGCGCTTCGTCGGCGTGGGCCGCCGGTACGGCCTCCGGAGAAGGCGCGACATCGTTCCCGTTCCTGGAGGGCGCGTTCGCGCCGGTCACCGAGGAACTGACTGAGTTCGGCCTCAAGGTGACCGGCCGTGTGCCGCGCGACCTGGACGGCCGCTTCCTGCGCACCGGGCCGAACGCGCTCGGTATTGAGGACCCGCGGGCGCACCACTGGATGCTGGGCGACGGCATGGTCCACGGAGTGCGGCTGCGCGACGGAAGGGCCGAGTGGTACCGCAACCGGTGGGTGCGCTCCTCGCAGGTTGCGAAGAAGCTGGGCGAGAAGTACCGGGGCGAGGTCCCGCCCGACGACTTCGCCGCCAACACACACGTCATCCCGTACAAGGGACGCATCCTGGCGCTCCAGGAGAGCGGACCGCTGCCGTACGAGATGGACGGCGAGCTGAACACGGTGCGCCCGTACGACTTCCGGTCCACGCTGGAGGGCGCGTTCACCGCGCACACGAAGTATGATCCGGCCGCGGACGAGCTGCACGCCGTGGCGTACTACCCGACGTGGGACTACGTCCGGCATATCATGATCGACCGGACCGGCCGGGTGGCGCGGTCCACCAGGATTCCGGTCGCTGACGCGCCGATGATGCACGACTTCGCGCTCACCCGGACGCACGTGGTGATCGTGGATGTACCGATCACGTTCGACGTAGCGGCCGCCGAGGCCGGGGCGCCTGTGCCCTACATCTGGAATGACAAGCACCCGATGCGGGTGGGGATGATGCCGCGTACGGGCGGCGCCACCCGGTGGTTCGAGATCGACCCGGTCTACTACTCGCACACACTGAACGCCTACGACCAGGGCGACACCGTGGTGGTGGAGTTCATCTCCATGCCCGCCCCGTTCTACGCTGCGGGACGGGGGAACGGCGGGCCCTCCGCGACCGGTACACCGACACTCAACCGGTGGACGATCAACCTCAGCACGGGCCACGTCGCCTCCGCCAGGCTGGACGACCGTCCGCAGGATTTCCCCCGGATCAACGAATCGCTGGTGTCCCGTCGGCACCGCTTCGGCTACACAGCCAGCGCGGCCGAGATGTGGGTCGCGTACGAGACGGTCGACGGGGTCCCGCCGGACGACACGTTCACCAACTGTGTCGTGAAGCACGACATGCTGCGCGGCAGCACGAAGGTGCATCGCTTCGCGAAGGGCGCGGCCGTCAGCGAGCCGGTGTTCGTGCCGCGCCGTGGCGCACGGGACGAGGACGACGGGTACGTCGTGACCTACGTGAACGATCCGGAGCGCGGGGCAACCGACTTGGTGATCCTCTCGGCGCAGGACATCACGGGTCACCCCCTGGCCCGTGTCCATCTGCCGGGCCGGGTGCCGCTCGGCTTCCACGGAAGCTGGGTAGCGGACGCCTGA
- a CDS encoding SAM-dependent methyltransferase yields the protein MSSPDEWMSRTDARAPIDLRTDRAHPARIYDVFLGGRTNYSADRAMAATVTEKMPSARLAARSNREFVLRAVRYLAGEAGIRQFLDIGTGIPTSPNLHEVAQATAPESRVVYTDNDPIVLAHSRALHVSNPAGRTTYIQADFTDPETILASAELRDTLDLGQPVALTMGLLLHWIAPKDQPHAVVRRLMDALPVGSWLLISVFARELAGGSATLQDDFAAEGTALRPFTRDETLRFFEGTELVDPGLVAPHHWRPTTYAQEIGSPGAGPAATAAPIWAGLGVKK from the coding sequence TTGTCGTCACCGGACGAGTGGATGAGCCGTACGGACGCGCGTGCGCCGATCGACTTGCGTACCGACAGGGCCCATCCAGCCCGTATCTACGATGTTTTTCTTGGTGGCAGGACGAACTATTCCGCCGACCGGGCCATGGCCGCGACGGTGACGGAGAAGATGCCGTCGGCGCGGCTGGCAGCGCGGAGCAACAGGGAGTTCGTCCTGCGTGCCGTGCGGTACCTCGCCGGCGAGGCGGGCATCCGGCAGTTCCTCGACATCGGCACCGGAATCCCGACGTCACCCAATCTGCATGAGGTCGCGCAGGCGACAGCACCGGAATCCCGCGTCGTTTACACCGACAACGATCCGATCGTCCTCGCCCACTCGCGGGCGTTGCACGTCAGCAACCCGGCCGGCCGCACCACTTATATCCAGGCCGACTTCACCGATCCGGAGACCATTCTCGCGTCCGCGGAACTGCGCGACACCCTCGACCTCGGGCAGCCGGTCGCCCTGACGATGGGGCTGCTGCTGCACTGGATCGCCCCGAAGGACCAGCCGCATGCGGTCGTCCGGCGCCTGATGGACGCGCTGCCCGTCGGGAGCTGGCTGCTGATATCGGTGTTCGCACGGGAGCTCGCGGGGGGTTCCGCCACTCTGCAGGACGACTTCGCGGCTGAGGGCACGGCCCTCCGGCCCTTCACCAGAGACGAAACGCTGCGGTTCTTCGAAGGCACAGAGCTGGTTGATCCAGGTCTGGTCGCGCCCCACCACTGGCGGCCCACGACGTACGCCCAGGAGATCGGCAGCCCGGGTGCAGGGCCCGCCGCCACCGCGGCCCCCATCTGGGCGGGACTCGGAGTGAAGAAGTAG
- a CDS encoding Zn-ribbon domain-containing OB-fold protein has protein sequence MGALSGAQQEAGLQYQRCRWCGTASFRKLLCPVCASSDLDSERTEGHGVVVRSTVVHRYTEVARNESLVRFPEGFVFRCRVVGAAPHLVWVGDHVRPVAGTDADGVPKAGEVVLEICDTGGRTRNQ, from the coding sequence ATGGGTGCCCTGTCGGGGGCGCAACAGGAAGCCGGGCTGCAGTATCAGCGCTGCCGCTGGTGCGGCACCGCTTCGTTCCGGAAACTTCTGTGTCCCGTGTGCGCCTCCAGCGATCTGGATTCGGAGCGCACCGAGGGCCACGGGGTCGTGGTGCGTTCGACCGTCGTGCACCGGTACACCGAGGTGGCGCGCAACGAGTCCCTCGTCCGGTTCCCGGAGGGCTTCGTGTTCCGGTGTCGCGTCGTGGGCGCCGCACCGCACCTCGTGTGGGTGGGTGACCATGTGCGTCCCGTCGCCGGTACTGACGCGGACGGGGTTCCGAAGGCCGGTGAGGTCGTCCTCGAAATCTGCGACACGGGCGGACGCACCCGCAACCAGTAG
- a CDS encoding TetR family transcriptional regulator, giving the protein MTEARRSAKKASMREVLAEAAFQLFLERGFEETTVDDIVARAGVGRRSFFRYFPSKEDAVFPDHERCLADMTAFLAAAGGGDPVEVVCDGAKLVLRLYAANPEFSLQRYRLTREVPGLRTYELSVVRRYERTMAGYLRGRYEGAPDSALRAEVIAAAVVAAHNNALRSWLRSDGAGDPESAVDHALGLVRRAWAEADGVNGANGAAGGWAAGEDVVVVVASKEAPMWRVVQGIESALGKN; this is encoded by the coding sequence ATGACCGAGGCGCGCAGATCAGCCAAGAAGGCATCCATGCGGGAGGTGCTGGCAGAGGCGGCGTTCCAGCTCTTTCTGGAGCGGGGTTTCGAAGAGACGACCGTTGATGACATCGTGGCGCGGGCGGGAGTCGGACGGCGTTCGTTCTTCCGGTACTTCCCCTCCAAGGAGGACGCGGTCTTCCCCGACCACGAGCGCTGTCTCGCCGACATGACCGCGTTCCTGGCGGCGGCCGGCGGAGGCGATCCGGTGGAGGTGGTGTGCGACGGGGCCAAGCTGGTGCTGCGGCTGTATGCGGCGAACCCGGAATTCTCCCTCCAGCGCTACCGCCTCACCCGTGAGGTCCCGGGCCTGCGCACCTACGAGCTGTCAGTGGTACGCCGTTACGAGCGCACGATGGCGGGATACCTCCGGGGCCGTTACGAGGGCGCGCCGGACAGCGCGCTGCGGGCCGAGGTGATTGCCGCCGCCGTGGTCGCCGCACACAACAACGCCCTTCGTTCATGGCTGCGTTCGGACGGAGCGGGAGACCCCGAGTCGGCGGTGGACCACGCGCTCGGACTCGTACGCCGGGCGTGGGCCGAGGCGGACGGGGTGAATGGGGCGAACGGCGCGGCCGGCGGCTGGGCCGCCGGCGAGGATGTCGTCGTCGTGGTGGCCTCGAAGGAGGCGCCCATGTGGCGTGTGGTGCAGGGGATCGAGTCGGCTCTCGGCAAGAACTGA
- a CDS encoding electron transfer flavoprotein subunit beta/FixA family protein: MSLRIVVCVKYVPDATGDRHFADDLTLDREDVDGLLSELDEYAVEQALQIADGADDAEITVLTVGPEDAKDALRKALSMGADKAVHVEDDALHGSDVMGTSLVLAKAIEKTGYDLVVCGMASTDGTMGVLPALLAERLGVPQVTLLSEVSVDGATVRGRRDGDAASEQLEASLPAVVSVTDQSGEARYPSFKGIMAAKKKPVEALDLEDLGLEAATVGLEGAWTRVDSAAQRPARTAGTIVKDEGEGGKQLAEFLAGQKFI, from the coding sequence GTGAGCTTGAGGATCGTTGTCTGTGTGAAGTACGTGCCCGATGCCACTGGTGACCGGCATTTCGCCGATGACCTGACGCTGGACCGTGAGGATGTCGACGGGCTGCTGTCGGAGCTCGACGAGTACGCGGTGGAGCAGGCGCTCCAGATCGCGGACGGGGCTGACGACGCGGAGATCACTGTGCTGACGGTCGGTCCTGAGGATGCGAAGGACGCGTTGCGCAAGGCGTTGTCGATGGGTGCGGACAAGGCGGTTCATGTCGAGGACGATGCTCTGCACGGCAGTGATGTGATGGGTACGTCGCTGGTGCTCGCGAAGGCGATCGAGAAGACCGGGTATGACCTGGTGGTCTGCGGTATGGCGTCGACGGACGGCACGATGGGTGTGCTCCCGGCGCTGCTGGCGGAGCGGCTGGGTGTTCCGCAGGTGACGCTGTTGTCGGAGGTGTCGGTCGACGGCGCGACGGTCAGGGGCCGCCGTGACGGCGACGCTGCGAGTGAGCAGTTGGAGGCTTCGCTGCCGGCGGTGGTGTCGGTGACGGACCAGTCGGGTGAGGCGCGTTACCCGTCGTTCAAGGGCATCATGGCCGCGAAGAAGAAGCCGGTGGAGGCCCTGGACCTGGAGGACCTGGGCCTCGAAGCGGCCACCGTCGGTCTGGAGGGCGCGTGGACCAGGGTCGACTCCGCGGCTCAGCGTCCGGCCCGCACCGCCGGCACGATCGTCAAGGACGAGGGTGAGGGCGGCAAGCAGCTCGCAGAGTTCCTCGCGGGCCAGAAGTTCATCTGA
- a CDS encoding IS5 family transposase: MDRRPYPSDLSDEHWALIEPMITAWKQDRTARSATGDPGTCDLREVVNAIFYQNRTGCQWRYLPHDLPAWSAVFYYFGLWREDGLDQRIQELLRCQVRERARRLEDPSLVIFDTQSVRAAAGVPKTTTGLDANKKVSGRKRGLAVDVLGLVIGVVVLAASAHDNTAGTALLDQTAERCGMRLEKVLVDQGFKDEVLIHGALLDIDVEVVRRNPGDQGKGFVPQPKRWIVEQVNGTLMLHRRLAREYDHRPDTSASRVYWASIANMARRLTTPSPAWRDTLGLAA; the protein is encoded by the coding sequence ATGGACCGAAGACCGTATCCGAGCGACTTGTCGGATGAGCATTGGGCGTTGATCGAGCCGATGATCACGGCCTGGAAGCAGGACAGGACGGCACGGTCGGCGACCGGCGATCCCGGGACCTGCGATCTGAGGGAGGTCGTGAACGCGATCTTCTACCAGAACCGGACGGGTTGTCAGTGGCGCTATCTGCCCCATGACCTGCCAGCCTGGTCGGCGGTGTTCTACTACTTCGGCCTGTGGCGCGAAGACGGTCTTGACCAGCGGATCCAGGAACTCCTGCGCTGCCAGGTACGGGAGAGAGCCCGGCGATTAGAGGACCCGTCCCTCGTAATCTTCGACACCCAGTCCGTCCGCGCGGCCGCGGGTGTCCCGAAGACCACGACGGGACTGGACGCCAACAAGAAGGTGTCGGGCCGCAAGCGGGGACTGGCCGTCGACGTGCTGGGGCTGGTCATCGGCGTCGTCGTCCTGGCCGCCTCCGCCCACGACAACACCGCCGGCACCGCCCTGCTCGACCAGACCGCCGAGCGGTGCGGGATGCGCCTGGAGAAGGTCCTGGTGGACCAGGGCTTCAAGGACGAGGTTCTCATCCACGGTGCCCTGCTGGACATCGACGTCGAGGTCGTCCGCCGCAACCCGGGCGACCAGGGCAAAGGCTTCGTCCCGCAACCGAAGAGGTGGATCGTGGAGCAGGTCAACGGCACGTTGATGCTGCACCGCCGCCTGGCCCGCGAGTACGACCACCGCCCCGACACGTCCGCCTCGCGCGTCTACTGGGCCTCGATCGCGAACATGGCCCGCCGCCTCACCACACCGAGTCCGGCCTGGCGCGACACCCTCGGGCTGGCCGCGTGA
- a CDS encoding electron transfer flavoprotein subunit alpha/FixB family protein — protein MAEVLVYVDHLDGVVRKPTLELLTLARRIGDPVAVALGAGAADTAAALAEHGAVKVLTADAPEFADYLVVPKVDALQAAYGAVSPVAVLVPSSAEGKEIAARLAVRIGSGIITDATDLEAGEEGPVATQSAFAASFTTKSRVSRGTPVITVKPNSAPVEASPAAGTVEALPVSFGESATGTKVVSRTARESTGRPELTEAAIVVSGGRGVNGAENFHIIEALADSLGAAVGASRAAVDAGWYPHSNQVGQTGKSVSPQLYIANGISGAIQHRAGMQTSKTIVAVNKDAEAPIFDLVDYGIVGDLFQVVPQLTEEITTRKG, from the coding sequence ATGGCTGAAGTTCTTGTCTATGTCGATCACCTCGATGGTGTGGTCCGTAAGCCCACTCTGGAGCTTCTGACGCTGGCGCGCCGGATCGGTGACCCGGTCGCTGTCGCGCTGGGCGCCGGCGCCGCCGACACCGCGGCCGCGCTCGCCGAGCACGGTGCGGTGAAGGTCCTGACCGCTGATGCTCCCGAGTTCGCGGACTACCTTGTTGTTCCGAAGGTGGATGCGCTGCAGGCCGCGTACGGGGCGGTCTCGCCTGTCGCGGTGCTGGTCCCGTCCTCTGCCGAGGGCAAGGAGATCGCCGCGCGTCTCGCGGTGCGTATCGGCTCCGGCATCATCACCGACGCCACCGACCTGGAGGCCGGCGAGGAGGGTCCGGTCGCCACGCAGTCGGCGTTCGCCGCCTCGTTCACGACCAAGTCCCGTGTCTCGCGGGGTACTCCGGTGATCACGGTCAAGCCGAACTCGGCACCGGTCGAGGCCTCCCCGGCCGCGGGCACCGTCGAGGCACTGCCGGTGTCCTTCGGTGAGAGCGCCACCGGCACCAAGGTTGTCTCGCGTACGGCGCGGGAGTCGACGGGGCGCCCGGAGCTGACCGAGGCCGCGATCGTGGTCTCCGGTGGGCGTGGGGTCAACGGTGCGGAGAACTTCCACATCATCGAGGCGCTCGCCGACTCGCTCGGTGCGGCTGTCGGTGCCTCGCGTGCCGCGGTCGACGCGGGCTGGTACCCGCACTCCAACCAGGTCGGGCAGACCGGTAAGAGTGTGTCCCCGCAGCTGTACATCGCCAACGGGATCTCCGGCGCGATCCAGCACCGCGCCGGTATGCAGACCTCGAAGACCATCGTCGCCGTCAACAAGGACGCCGAGGCCCCGATCTTCGACCTCGTCGACTACGGCATCGTCGGCGACCTCTTCCAGGTCGTCCCCCAACTCACCGAAGAGATCACCACCCGCAAGGGCTGA
- a CDS encoding aspartate/glutamate racemase family protein — MRILVINVNTTASMTASIGAQAAAVASPGTEIVPLTPPFGAESVEGNYESYLAAVAVMEAVRSYPYPFDAVIQAGYGEHGREGLQELLDVPVVDITEAAASTAQFLGHRYSVVTTLDRTVPLIEDRLKLAGLSDRCASVRASGMAVLDLESDEETAVGAIVEQAAQAVERDKAEVICLGCGGMAGLTERVVERTGVPVVDGVAAAVTIAESLVRLGLSTSKVRTYAAPRPKAIRNWPPRAA; from the coding sequence ATGCGCATCCTCGTCATCAACGTCAACACCACCGCCTCTATGACCGCGAGCATCGGCGCGCAGGCCGCCGCCGTCGCCTCACCCGGGACGGAGATCGTGCCCCTCACCCCGCCGTTCGGAGCGGAGTCCGTGGAGGGCAACTACGAGAGCTACCTCGCGGCCGTCGCCGTGATGGAGGCCGTCCGCTCCTATCCGTACCCTTTCGACGCCGTCATCCAGGCCGGGTACGGAGAGCACGGACGGGAGGGGCTCCAGGAACTGCTTGATGTCCCGGTCGTCGACATCACGGAAGCCGCCGCGAGCACTGCGCAGTTCCTCGGCCACCGCTACTCCGTCGTCACCACGCTCGACCGGACCGTGCCACTCATCGAGGACCGGCTCAAGCTCGCCGGTCTCTCTGACCGCTGCGCGTCGGTGCGGGCCAGCGGAATGGCCGTACTGGACCTGGAGAGCGACGAGGAAACCGCCGTCGGGGCCATCGTGGAACAGGCGGCCCAGGCCGTCGAACGCGACAAGGCCGAGGTGATCTGCCTCGGGTGCGGCGGCATGGCAGGTCTCACGGAACGAGTCGTCGAGCGCACGGGTGTCCCGGTCGTGGATGGCGTCGCCGCGGCCGTGACCATCGCCGAGTCCCTCGTCCGCCTCGGCCTCTCCACCTCGAAGGTACGCACGTACGCGGCACCGCGTCCCAAGGCCATCAGGAACTGGCCCCCGCGGGCAGCGTGA